A segment of the Colletotrichum destructivum chromosome 3, complete sequence genome:
TAGCCAGACATGTCAAGCTTCAGGATGAGCTGGGCAATGGGGTTGTCGTCCAGCGAGTCAACCCTCCCAGAGTCTTCAGTCCGGCTCACCGCATCTTTCCTCGGTCCATAGTCTCCCTTCTCACTCAGCCCTTTGCAAACTGTCAAGAACACCTCAACATTCCGCCTAAAGGTTTTGTAGAGGCCTCTCGCTGTTGAATCATCCTTGCTGCGAGCCCTTCGCCCATCGGCGCGGACTCTGGAGTATTTGGCAAAGCTCAATATTACTCGGAAgatctcgtcgagcagcttgaGTACAGGCTGTTGTCGTTTCCGCAGAAGCAGTGCTAGCATGATCCGATCAAGTGTTTGGGAATGATGTTCTCGCAGACGGTCGGGGCTGAGAACCGACCCAGATAACGTCTCTTGGTCCTCGCTTCCAAGACCAGATTCAAGCCTGTCAAGCAGACTCTCAAACGACTGCCACGGCATCTCGATACCGGTGTCAAAGATGTAGGAGTTCAGGCTGGAGACAAAATGACGAGCTTCAAAGCAGAAGCGGACCGATACGGCTTCGACATCGTGCCAACCAGACTCCCTAGCCGTGACATCGCGGAAGAGGCGGTTGACGGTGTATTGCATCCGGAGTGCCcggagcagcagccggaAAATCCGGTCATATTGCACCAACACAATAGGCGTGATAATGGCCCCGAGTGCGACCGGGGGCTTGTACGACAGCCGAAGGAAGTCAAGCGCTTCTAGTCCGTCTTGGTCCATACACTTGTCGACCTCTTCGCTAGACAAATTTCGAACGCCAAAACTCAGATCGCCCGGAAGCTCATTCTTTTCGCCGTCTCGGGGTTTGAGACTTTCTTGAACAGGTCCTTCATAGCTCTCCGTCAAAACTCCCATCAGTGCTAGGCGCAGTTCCGAACTGGCTGGTGGCCAAGTGTCTCTGCCGCTCAACCGCAGCCCCATGACTCCGCCTTGGCGAGCAACACCGGCCTGCCTCTCCGCTGTCTCGAGATCGGGGTCGAACAGAGCATGGGATAGGCGACTGCAAAAGAAGCCATTGCCTAGCAAGTGGAACTCTTTCTGCAGCTTCAAATGTTCGCGCAGATTGTGGGACGTGAAGAGCAGCCTTAGGCTTTCCCTGCCGACAACTCGGGATTGTGCAGATATGATCGATCCAAATGAGAGGACTGGAAGGAGTGACCAGTGCGGTGTGAAATCAGTGCCAGCGTTCGCGGCTTCGGTTGTAACATCGGATAGGCGATCCCTGATGATGATTCCCAGCTGGTCCTCTGATGTGGAGTCGGCGATCGGCTGTGCAAAGTCGTGGATGGATGCCACCAATTTGCTTTGCAACTCGTTCTCATCCAGACCGAATAGTTGTAATTGGTATACTGGCGAATCACTCATCAGCCAAGCCGGTACCTCCTTGGATTCTGCCGATTCTTCTGTGAAATAGGTTTTGACGACTTCTCGCAAGCCTCGTTCATACGAACGAACTCTGTTTTCCAAGTGTACGATGGAGTCCCAGTCGAATAGCCACTCTAGCGTAGGAGGTTTGCTTGACGAGACAACATTGGCTTGCGCCAAGGGATGCTTTGGGTGTGTCGACCTGATGAAACGAAGGTTTCGTCCAACCTCGAAGAGAGATTTCACTATGTCTTCCGGCATGAAGCTGGGTATCCGCTGTTTATCCAAGCGGTAGTCGACTTCGTCtacctcgtcgccgaagTCGTCGATGTAGGCCTCGGACTCAACTTTGATGAAGCCTTTCCGCCTGCCCACCTCGTGCTTGCCCAGAGGCACGCCAACTTCGCGTCGGGTGCCAATCCACTCTTCGACCAGTTCAATCCAAGGGTTTGACACCCGGCGAAGAACTTCCCGCATCATATCTCTGAGATGAGTTTCGGCATACTCGGCAGACTGAGCTTGCTGAAACACGATGACGAACACATCTTCGTCCAGATGACCTCGCCGTATGTTTGACACCAGAGACTCGAACTGGCGGAGAATGGTGTATATATGGGTGACAAGAGATTGGACCTGAAGAATCGACCGCGGGTGTTGGTGGTTCAGGGCAATGCTGCTCTGAACGACCAAGAGGGCCTTGTCCACAGCACTCGCCAGAGCAACGCGACAAGGCGTCGGATTCTTCAAATACGTAGTGTCGACAAACTTGCGCAGTCGGCGGTATGTGTTCCCACACTTTAAGCAGGAACGCTGAACCTCTTGGATAGCCTTGCCGGAGTAAGCGGGAATTCTGATCTGCGGCAAAGTCGGCTTGAGAGACTCGATTTCGTCTTGCCAGGAAAAGAAGACCGATTCTCGGCCAAGAGCCAGGGCCATCAGTGCACTGCAGTAGAGACCCGCATCTACCACGGTAAAACCAGCGCTTCCAAGACGTAAAGGATCTTCCTCAAGCGCTGCCAAGGCATCAAATGCACCTGGGCCAGCTTCTGTTATGAACAGGGGCTTCGTCGAACAAGCGCTGCGTGACTCAAAGTTTTCCCACGTCTTGTATTCTGGTTTACTTCTTACAGGTTTGTCGACTATCGGCCAATAGTAGTCCTCATCGctttcctcgtcgtccagagGTTCTTTACAAGTTGTTTTTGGGGTATTTGCGGCGGTTGTCTCCTGCTCAGGCACAGGGTCTATCACGGGAAGCGTGAAGAGTTCGCTGGGTTTCGGGTCAGATACATTGGTAAGAAATGACGATTCTTGTTCTATTCGCATACACCATTAGCAAGGAAGACAGGCATCAGTCTCAAGAAAACATACAGACCTATTAAATTGAGCGCAAAGAAGCCAGCATCGGCTTGGGGCAGTTGGTCTTCCAGCCATTTGGACCGCTGCAAGAAGTTGGGAATCGCGAAGACATTGACCGACTCATCTTCTTTGGACATGATTGCACCAATACAGCTAATTTGTAGAGAACCATTGGTGGCGGTGAATGTAAAGCGCACGTTGCGATCACTGACATCGCATTGAGCAAGATCCTGATGTCGTGCGGCGTTTGTCGCCTTTCCAGGACCTAGCGGCACGACTGATGCGAGGCAAGGCCCTGACGCGACAGGCGCGTCACACTTGCATTATCAGGCAATCCCCGCCAAAAAAAAGAACCCTGCACACACCCGACCATTAGTGGCTTGCCCCCGCAAGTCCGGCCCCTGATGGCTGAAGAGCCTAAGAGGTACCCTGAGCCAAAACTTAGAAGCAACGAACCAAGCTCTGCTGGAGCTCCAGATTGGACCGAATTGCTTCGCCTTTCAAACATAATTGCACACCCCATTGGACCAAGACAACCTACAGCCTTGACATAACAACTGTGTATCGCTATTCTACACTATTGGAACATTACTTTCAGAGCCTGTGCGACGGCTCCAGTCAAACACACCTCGTACGACGTCATGCCTCCCAAAAAGAAGGCGCGTAGCagcgtctcggccgtcgcaacgccaacgccagctCGCGATGAAGATGCTATGGATGTCGACACACCGGCTGCCGATACCCCTATCGCGACCGTGCCTGCAGTCAAGCCATCCTCGGATGAATGGCCGAACAATATGTGGACAGACGATCAAATCTCATCGCTCTTCAAAGGAGTCATTCGGTGGAAGCCCGCGGGTGAGCTCCCCACACGtccctcttcatcttcccgGACGAACCCATTGAAGCTGACACCCTTCTTCGCAGGTATGCACAAGCACTTCCGAATGATCGCTATCAGCGAACACCTCAGAAACCATGGCATCGACCCTGACTTCTACAATCACACGCGCATCCCTCACATCTGGACGAGGCTGCGAACCTTCTACGACCTTAAGACGATCGACCAGCGTGAGGACTTTTACGACGCGCAAGAGGACGAGAACTACGACGATCGCTTCAAGGAGTTTGCGCTACCCTAcgacgagttcgacgacCTGATGATGGAGCGTCGTCTGGCCAATGGCAGCGAGCCCCCGACCTCGCCCCCCGAGCTCGACCTCacgccaccaccaccgtctcCTGGAGGTAGCAACACtggcagcaacagcaggcGGAGGAAGCGCGCCTCTACTGTCACAAAGATCCGCGCCAGCACTATTGAGGACACGGAGGACGGTGATACCGAGActgcatcgccgccgcccaagtCGGCCAGGGTGGCCAGGAGCCAGAAACGGGCTCTCGGCAAGGCCAAAGCCGAGAAGGCTGAAAAGGTTGAGAAACCGGAAAGGTCTGACAAGGCTGGAAAGCCGAGTAAGACAGAGAAATCCAGCAAGGGTGGAAAGAATGGGAAGGGTGGAAAGGCTGAGTCGACCAActccgaagacgaggacgatgaagacgaggatgaggaaggagatgacgatgacgatggaaaagagagagatgaagaagaagaagaagaggaagagggaaaTGAAGAGGGGGGCAGCAGCTCTGGCAATTctgaggaggaagacggggaggaagacgacgacgacgaagacgaggacgatgatgacgatgacgaagaagaggagagcgCCGAGGACAGCGGGACTCCGGTATCGCGGCCAACCAGAGGGAACGCTCGTGGTCGTGCAAGAGGCAGAGGCCGGGGTAGAGGAAGGGCACGAGGTCGTTAGGTAACCTTCGCACCCGAGGATCAATGGACTGTCATTCGGGGAGGTCGTAGGCTGGAATGATACCCGTCGCAAGGCGCGACACCTACCTATAGATACGGCCCGGGAAGGTCCACGCCGCAACCGCACAAATATCAAA
Coding sequences within it:
- a CDS encoding Putative gamma-tubulin complex component protein, which encodes MSKEDESVNVFAIPNFLQRSKWLEDQLPQADAGFFALNLIEQESSFLTNVSDPKPSELFTLPVIDPVPEQETTAANTPKTTCKEPLDDEESDEDYYWPIVDKPVRSKPEYKTWENFESRSACSTKPLFITEAGPGAFDALAALEEDPLRLGSAGFTVVDAGLYCSALMALALGRESVFFSWQDEIESLKPTLPQIRIPAYSGKAIQEVQRSCLKCGNTYRRLRKFVDTTYLKNPTPCRVALASAVDKALLVVQSSIALNHQHPRSILQVQSLVTHIYTILRQFESLVSNIRRGHLDEDVFVIVFQQAQSAEYAETHLRDMMREVLRRVSNPWIELVEEWIGTRREVGVPLGKHEVGRRKGFIKVESEAYIDDFGDEVDEVDYRLDKQRIPSFMPEDIVKSLFEVGRNLRFIRSTHPKHPLAQANVVSSSKPPTLEWLFDWDSIVHLENRVRSYERGLREVVKTYFTEESAESKEVPAWLMSDSPVYQLQLFGLDENELQSKLVASIHDFAQPIADSTSEDQLGIIIRDRLSDVTTEAANAGTDFTPHWSLLPVLSFGSIISAQSRVVGRESLRLLFTSHNLREHLKLQKEFHLLGNGFFCSRLSHALFDPDLETAERQAGVARQGGVMGLRLSGRDTWPPASSELRLALMGVLTESYEGPVQESLKPRDGEKNELPGDLSFGVRNLSSEEVDKCMDQDGLEALDFLRLSYKPPVALGAIITPIVLVQYDRIFRLLLRALRMQYTVNRLFRDVTARESGWHDVEAVSVRFCFEARHFVSSLNSYIFDTGIEMPWQSFESLLDRLESGLGSEDQETLSGSVLSPDRLREHHSQTLDRIMLALLLRKRQQPVLKLLDEIFRVILSFAKYSRVRADGRRARSKDDSTARGLYKTFRRNVEVFLTVCKGLSEKGDYGPRKDAVSRTEDSGRVDSLDDNPIAQLILKLDMSGYYSKV